In Gopherus evgoodei ecotype Sinaloan lineage chromosome 10, rGopEvg1_v1.p, whole genome shotgun sequence, a single window of DNA contains:
- the C1QTNF8 gene encoding complement C1q tumor necrosis factor-related protein 8, with translation MSSVLLMLLLSTVNAGTLLEKGLLRREARRLSCVRCCGPSEESVSVTSSRSTRMSYDPTYSVPKVQPTIDITILKGEKGDVGERGITGGAGKAGERGLRGYNGRKGQKGQVGPPGNSCKLHYAAFSVGRRKPLHSSDYFQHVTFDTELVNLYKHFSMFTGKFFCYVPGIYFFNLNVHTWNFKETYLHVMQNNKEVAILYAQPSDRSIMQSQSLMLELQEGDEVWVRMFKRERENGVYSEESDIYITFNGHLIKPAIE, from the exons ATGAGTTCTGTGCTTCTGATGCTCTTGTTATCCACTGTGAATGCCGGCACCTTACTAGAAAAGGGCTTGCTGAGACGGGAAGCCCGGCGGCTTTCATGCGTGCGATGTTGTGGGCCTTCAGAAGAGTCAGTCTCCGTCACCTCTTCACGATCCACTAGGATGAGCTATGACCCCACCTATTCAGTGCCAAAAGTCCAGCCCACAATAGATATCACCATCCTGAAAG GTGAAAAAGGTGACGTGGGAGAGAGAGGGATCACTGGAGGGGCTGGAAAGGCTGGAGAACGAGGGCTACGTGGTTATAATGGACGGAAAGGTCAGAAAGGCCAGGTTGGCCCACCAGGCAACTCCTGCAAGCTGCATTACGCTGCCTTTTCAGTCGGCCGGAGAAAACCTCTCCATAGCTCGGATTATTTCCAGCATGTCACTTTTGATACAGAGTTGGTGAACCTCTACAAACACTTCAGCATGTTCACAGGGAAATTCTTCTGCTACGTGCCAGGGATCTACTTCTTCAACCTTaatgtccacacctggaacttcAAAGAGACCTACCTGCACGTAATGCAGAACAACAAGGAAGTTGCCATCCTCTATGCCCAGCCCAGTGATCGGAGCATCATGCAGAGCCAGAGTCTCATGCTCGAGCTGCAGGAAGGGGATGAGGTCTGGGTGAGAATGTTTAAACGAGAGAGGGAAAATGGCGTCTATAGTGAGGAGTCTGATATTTACATCACCTTCAATGGGCATTTAATTAAACCAGCCATAGAGTAG